AAGAACCCTACGAAGACGAGCTGTGCGCCCTGGTAGCGAATAGCTACAATGTACTGGCCGCAGTGGGCAGCAGCTTTAACAGCCAGGACTCCCGGCAGTTCTGGTTCGTAAGGCTAGATGAAACAGGCAACCTGCAAACCGACAAAAAATGGGGTGGAAAGGGCATAGAGCAGCTAACTGGCCTAGCCCTATGTGCAGATGGGGGATATATACTATGCGGCTACTCGCACTACTACGACCTGGAAAACAGCTACATCAAGGGCCAGCAAGACCTATGGGTTATCCGCACCGATGCCCAGGGTGAAATCCTGTGGCAAGAAACCTACGGAGGGCCAGACCTGGAAGGGGCGCGGGCGATTGTAGCTACCGAAAACAACTACTATGTGCTGGGGCAAAAGCATAACACCTTTGATGCCAGTGCCCCCAGCCGAGGCATGGATGCCTGGCTGCTCAAGATTGAAGAACAGCCCTGTAGCCAGCTGGTAGCCCGGTTCGAAACCAACCTGGCCAAGCCCAGCATCCCTGCTGGTGCCAGTGTACGATTCATCAACCAAAGCCAGCAGGCCGACCGCTACCACTGGTACTTTAGCGACGGGTCCGAAAGCACCGAGGTTTCGCCCACCAAGACTTTTGCACAGCCGGGTAGCTACACCGTACGCCTAACGGCCTACCGAAACAGAAGCTGCGAAAAAACCTACCTCTACCCCACCCCTATTGTGGTAAAGTAGCGCCGGGTGGCAGGGTCAGCGTCCAGCTCATGGCACTGGGCTTGGCCCGAAAGAGCTGCCGGGTGCGCTGCCAGGTGGCTGCAAACAGCTCGCTCGACCTGTAAGCCTCCAGGGCATCGGCACCCGCCCAGAGGCTAAGGGTGTAGTATGTATCGGGCTCAAACGGATCGGCAGCCACCTCTACATACAGGCAGCCCGGAAATGACTGAATACGAGGCTGCACTTCGTCAAAAATCTCCATAAAGTGCGCTACCCCATCTGGCCTAAACCGAAGTGTAACGAAGCGAACAAGCCTACTCATCCCGCAAATAAAGAATGCCAAAAGCAAAAACCGAAAGAACCAGTAAAATCAGGCTTTGGATTGGCACAACATTCACTTAACATTTGTACTGCATATTCGTACACCACTCAGGAGAAACTCACCCAACCCCTCAACCTCTTTGGCAGCCGCAATCATAGAGCAAGACATCGTCTTGGATGAAATCAACCCCATGGATTTTTATGGGGTGAATAATGGTAATATGGACCTGATCAAGCAGGCCTATCCGGATGTGCGCTTTATTGCCCGGGGTAGCACCCTGAAGACGCTGGGCGAGCCGGGCAGGCTGGAGGTTATCCAGCAGGTCATCGAGTCGATTATACAGGAGATCCGCAAGTTTGGCCCGATAGACCCTATACGGGTGGCCGAGCTGCTGACCTCCACACCCGAAGAACTGGTGGAGCGAGAGCTGGCACCAAACGTGAATGGGGAGGGCATGCTGCTAAAGGGCGTGAATGGTAGCCCCATCCGGGCCAAGACCGATGGCCAGCGCCAGATTGTAAAAAGTGCCGAAAAAAACGATGTGGTGTTCGCCGTTGGCCCAGCGGGCAGCGGCAAAACCTATACAGCCGTAGCAGTGGCAGTGCGTGCCCTGAAGGAGAAGCTTGTAAAAAAAATCGTATTGGTACGGCCCGCAGTAGAGGCGGGCGAAAAACTGGGTTTCCTGCCGGGCGACCTGAAAGAAAAAATAGACCCCTACCTGCGCCCCCTGTACGATGCGCTGGAAGACATGATACCCGCACCCAAGCTGAAAGACTACATTGAAAATGGTACGGTAGAGATTGTGCCCCTGGCCTACATGCGGGGCCGAACCCTGAATAACAGCTTCATCATCCTGGATGAAGCACAAAACGCTACCGAGATGCAGCTGAAAATGTTCCTGACGCGCATGGGCATCGACAGCAAGATTATCGTAACCGGAGACACCAGCCAGATAGACCTACCCAAGCAGCAAAAAAGTGGCCTTGTGCAGGCCACCCGGATGTTCAAAGACGTGAAGGGCATTGGCCTCATCCATCTATCCGAAAAAGATGTGGTGCGCCACGCCCTGCTGCGGAAGATACTGGCCGCCTACAAACTGGAGGAAGAAACGGCACGCAAAAAAAAGGAAGCGGATAAGGACGCATGATCCTGCACGACCATTTGGGACGGAGGGTGGATGTGCCAGCCCAGCCCGCCCGCATCGTGTCGCTATGCCCCAGCCAGACCGAAACCCTCTTTGAGCTAGGGGCGGGCGCGCAGGTGGTAGGCGTAACCAACTGGTGCATACACCCCGATGAGGCTCGGTCCAAAACAGCGGTGGGGGGCACCAAAAAGGTAAACCTAAACCGACTGCACGCCCTGAAGCCCGACCTGATACTAGCTGAAAAGGAGGAGCAAACCCGTGAACTGGTAGAAGCCCTGGCGGCCCACTACCCCGTTTACGTAACCGATGTGCGCAGCCTGAGCGGCGCACGAACCATGATAACAGACCTGGGGCAGATACTGGGCCTAACCGACCAGGCTGCCAAAATGGTACAGGACATAGATAGCCACTGGCGCAGGCTGGCAGGACTGGCAGGGGGCAGGAAAGTACTGTACTTCATCTGGCAGGAACCCTATATGGTGGTGGGGGCAGACACCTATATACACGATGTACTCACGCACCTTGGCTTCCGAAACCTGGCAGCCACCACCTGGCAGGAGCGCTACCCCAGTGCCAGCGTGGAGGCGCTGCAGCAACTACAGCCCGACCTTGTGTTTCTCTCTTCGGAGCCCTATCGCTATACCGAAGAGCACGTGGCGCAATACCGGCAGCTATTCCCAGCGGCAAAGGTGCTGTGGGTGGATGGCGAGATGCTTAGCTGGTACGGTAGCAGGATGCGGAAAGCAGCAGAATACCTGCACGGGCTGATTTCCGGGCTGGGTATCCCGGGGACATAACCCGCATTGGGTAGCAGGAGAAGCCTACCCGGTATG
This genomic window from Bacteroidota bacterium contains:
- a CDS encoding antibiotic biosynthesis monooxygenase → MSRLVRFVTLRFRPDGVAHFMEIFDEVQPRIQSFPGCLYVEVAADPFEPDTYYTLSLWAGADALEAYRSSELFAATWQRTRQLFRAKPSAMSWTLTLPPGATLPQ
- a CDS encoding PhoH family protein, with amino-acid sequence MIEQDIVLDEINPMDFYGVNNGNMDLIKQAYPDVRFIARGSTLKTLGEPGRLEVIQQVIESIIQEIRKFGPIDPIRVAELLTSTPEELVERELAPNVNGEGMLLKGVNGSPIRAKTDGQRQIVKSAEKNDVVFAVGPAGSGKTYTAVAVAVRALKEKLVKKIVLVRPAVEAGEKLGFLPGDLKEKIDPYLRPLYDALEDMIPAPKLKDYIENGTVEIVPLAYMRGRTLNNSFIILDEAQNATEMQLKMFLTRMGIDSKIIVTGDTSQIDLPKQQKSGLVQATRMFKDVKGIGLIHLSEKDVVRHALLRKILAAYKLEEETARKKKEADKDA
- a CDS encoding helical backbone metal receptor encodes the protein MILHDHLGRRVDVPAQPARIVSLCPSQTETLFELGAGAQVVGVTNWCIHPDEARSKTAVGGTKKVNLNRLHALKPDLILAEKEEQTRELVEALAAHYPVYVTDVRSLSGARTMITDLGQILGLTDQAAKMVQDIDSHWRRLAGLAGGRKVLYFIWQEPYMVVGADTYIHDVLTHLGFRNLAATTWQERYPSASVEALQQLQPDLVFLSSEPYRYTEEHVAQYRQLFPAAKVLWVDGEMLSWYGSRMRKAAEYLHGLISGLGIPGT